The proteins below are encoded in one region of Ornithinimicrobium avium:
- a CDS encoding quaternary amine ABC transporter ATP-binding protein produces MPLISAQHLYKVFGRRPQRGVEALERGATREELRAEGLTPAVIDASFDVAPGEIFVVMGLSGSGKSTLIRMINGLHPATAGDVVIDGANLARLKGEALRRVRREKISMVFQHFALLPHRTVGENAAYGLKVQGINRADREARATRALSMVGLSGWGGSMPGELSGGMQQRVGLARALASETDIMLMDEAFSALDPLIRREMQDQLVELQQRLDKTILFITHDLNEAMRLGDRIAMMRDGRIEQIGTAEQILNDPKNNYVAKFVHDVDRAKVLTAGSVMEPPAVVIGAEQGPQQAHKLIREHQLNALPVVNRDRTPVGVVLPGEIARAVREGSAVLPLTERSATTVTLQTPLADLLADAARRESPLLVVDEQGRLAGLIPRVTLLAALSHEPNGVDAPPSGEARDPHAPTTGEEVPA; encoded by the coding sequence TTGCCACTGATCTCCGCACAACATCTCTACAAGGTCTTCGGCCGACGCCCGCAACGCGGCGTCGAGGCCCTCGAGCGTGGCGCCACCCGCGAGGAGCTGCGCGCCGAGGGGCTCACCCCGGCCGTCATCGACGCGAGCTTCGACGTCGCCCCGGGCGAGATCTTCGTGGTGATGGGCCTGTCCGGGTCGGGCAAGTCGACCCTCATCCGGATGATCAACGGTCTGCACCCCGCCACCGCGGGCGACGTCGTCATCGACGGGGCGAACCTCGCCCGGCTCAAGGGCGAGGCGCTGCGCCGCGTGCGCCGGGAGAAGATCTCGATGGTCTTCCAGCACTTCGCCCTCCTGCCGCACCGCACCGTCGGCGAGAACGCCGCCTACGGCCTGAAGGTGCAGGGCATCAACCGCGCCGACCGCGAGGCGCGCGCCACCAGGGCGCTGTCCATGGTGGGCCTGTCCGGCTGGGGTGGCTCGATGCCCGGGGAGCTGTCCGGAGGTATGCAGCAGCGCGTCGGCCTGGCCCGCGCGCTGGCCTCCGAGACCGACATCATGCTCATGGACGAGGCGTTCAGCGCCCTGGACCCGCTCATCCGCCGCGAGATGCAGGACCAGCTCGTCGAGCTGCAGCAGCGGCTGGACAAGACGATCCTGTTCATCACCCACGACCTCAACGAGGCGATGCGACTGGGCGACCGGATCGCGATGATGCGCGACGGGCGGATCGAGCAGATCGGCACGGCTGAGCAGATCCTCAACGACCCCAAGAACAACTACGTCGCCAAGTTCGTCCACGACGTGGACCGGGCGAAGGTCCTCACGGCCGGCTCGGTGATGGAGCCGCCCGCGGTGGTCATCGGCGCCGAGCAGGGTCCGCAGCAGGCGCACAAGCTCATCCGCGAGCACCAGCTCAACGCGCTTCCGGTGGTCAACCGCGACCGCACCCCGGTCGGCGTGGTGCTGCCGGGCGAGATCGCCCGCGCCGTGCGCGAGGGCAGCGCGGTCCTGCCCCTGACCGAGCGCAGCGCCACCACCGTGACCCTGCAGACACCGCTGGCCGACCTGCTGGCCGACGCCGCACGGCGCGAGTCGCCGTTGCTGGTCGTGGACGAGCAGGGCCGGCTGGCCGGGCTCATCCCCAGGGTGACGTTGCTCGCGGCGCTCTCCCACGAGCCCAACGGGGTGGACGCGCCTCCCTCGGGCGAGGCCCGCGATCCCCACGCCCCGACGACCGGTGAGGAGGTCCCGGCATGA
- a CDS encoding ABC transporter permease → MSTAEESLLPQVPIGDWADQAFDWIDDNLTFLLDGFSTLVSTVVNGLIDVLTWPPALVMVVIFALVGWLVSSWKLALGTAIGFMLIISMDMWLAAMQTLALVIIATLIAVIVAVPVGVLAARNDTVSAIVRPILDFMQTMPAFVYLIPAVIFFSIGLVPGAFATIIFALPPGVRLTELGIRQVDQETVEAGQAFGASPWQILRGIQLPLAVPTIMAGINQVIMLALSMAVIAGMTGADGLGKLIVSSIARLNTSLGVEAGIAVVILAIFLDRVTAALGTPGKHPGSLLALLRRRSGRRRPVEEAEDAAEEATSTAPPKQLPISNI, encoded by the coding sequence ATGAGCACCGCCGAGGAGAGCCTGCTGCCCCAGGTACCGATCGGAGACTGGGCCGACCAGGCCTTCGACTGGATCGACGACAACCTCACCTTCCTGCTCGACGGGTTCAGCACGCTGGTGAGCACCGTGGTCAACGGGCTCATCGACGTGCTCACCTGGCCGCCGGCCCTGGTGATGGTCGTCATCTTCGCCCTGGTCGGCTGGCTCGTCAGCTCCTGGAAGCTGGCGCTGGGGACGGCCATCGGCTTCATGCTCATCATCTCGATGGACATGTGGCTGGCGGCCATGCAGACCCTGGCGCTGGTCATCATCGCCACCCTGATCGCCGTCATCGTCGCCGTCCCCGTAGGGGTGCTCGCCGCCCGCAACGACACGGTGAGCGCGATCGTGCGGCCGATCCTGGACTTCATGCAGACGATGCCGGCCTTCGTCTACCTGATCCCCGCCGTCATCTTCTTCTCGATCGGCCTGGTGCCCGGTGCCTTCGCCACGATCATCTTCGCGCTGCCGCCGGGCGTCCGGCTCACCGAGCTGGGCATCCGGCAGGTGGACCAGGAGACCGTCGAGGCGGGGCAGGCCTTCGGCGCCTCGCCCTGGCAGATCCTCCGTGGCATCCAGCTGCCGCTGGCGGTGCCGACGATCATGGCCGGCATCAACCAGGTCATCATGCTGGCCCTGTCGATGGCGGTCATCGCCGGCATGACCGGCGCCGACGGCCTGGGCAAGCTGATCGTCTCCTCGATCGCCCGGCTCAACACCTCGCTGGGCGTGGAGGCCGGCATCGCCGTGGTGATCCTGGCGATCTTCCTGGACCGCGTCACCGCCGCGCTGGGCACGCCCGGCAAGCACCCCGGCTCGCTGCTGGCCCTCCTCCGACGCCGGAGCGGGCGCAGGCGCCCGGTCGAGGAGGCAGAGGACGCCGCCGAGGAGGCTACGTCCACCGCCCCACCGAAGCAGCTGCCGATCTCGAACATCTGA
- a CDS encoding glycine betaine ABC transporter substrate-binding protein, producing MRTTTMKRRSVATLATLATASLVLAACGSDGGTDTGSTGAEDTQSASEADGAAAGGDVSGTITMGFLPAWTDGLSMAYLLQNQLEEMGYTVEMQTVSEAALLYAGVAAGDVNMYPSAWPEVTHADYMEEFGDDIEDLGTYYGNAKLTIAVPDYVEITSLDELADNADMFGGKIIGIEPGAGLTRVTSEEMMPAYGLEDSYELVTSSTTAMLSELQGAVDDEKPIVVTLWRPFWANSSFPVRDLEDPKGAMGEPEGLHFLGNKGFAEEFPEAADWIGQLKLDDDQYGSLEDMVVNEYGEGKEAEAVEAWLEANPDVLPALPGSE from the coding sequence ATGAGGACCACCACGATGAAGCGCCGCTCCGTGGCCACGCTGGCCACGCTCGCCACCGCCAGCCTCGTCCTGGCCGCCTGCGGCAGCGACGGCGGGACCGACACCGGCAGCACCGGCGCCGAGGACACCCAGAGCGCGTCCGAGGCTGACGGCGCCGCGGCCGGCGGCGACGTCTCCGGCACCATCACGATGGGCTTCCTGCCCGCCTGGACCGACGGTCTGAGCATGGCCTACCTGCTGCAGAACCAGCTGGAGGAGATGGGCTACACCGTCGAGATGCAGACCGTCTCCGAGGCTGCGCTGCTCTACGCCGGCGTGGCCGCGGGTGACGTCAACATGTACCCCTCCGCGTGGCCCGAGGTCACGCACGCCGACTACATGGAGGAGTTCGGCGACGACATCGAGGACCTCGGCACCTACTACGGCAACGCCAAGCTGACCATCGCGGTGCCCGACTACGTCGAGATCACCTCGCTGGACGAGCTGGCCGACAACGCCGACATGTTCGGCGGCAAGATCATCGGGATCGAGCCCGGCGCCGGCCTGACCCGCGTGACCTCCGAGGAGATGATGCCGGCCTACGGCCTCGAGGACAGCTACGAGCTGGTCACCTCCTCCACCACCGCGATGCTCTCCGAGCTGCAGGGCGCGGTCGACGACGAGAAGCCGATCGTCGTCACCCTGTGGCGCCCGTTCTGGGCCAACAGCTCCTTCCCCGTGCGCGACCTGGAGGACCCGAAGGGTGCCATGGGCGAGCCCGAGGGCCTGCACTTCCTGGGCAACAAGGGCTTCGCCGAGGAGTTCCCGGAGGCCGCCGACTGGATCGGCCAGCTCAAGCTGGACGACGACCAGTACGGCTCCCTGGAGGACATGGTCGTCAACGAGTACGGCGAGGGCAAGGAGGCCGAGGCGGTCGAGGCCTGGCTCGAGGCGAACCCCGACGTGCTCCCCGCGCTGCCCGGCTCCGAATGA
- the focA gene encoding formate transporter FocA, with translation MSDSVTILSPDQMARAAEDAAYAKATGGPLKSFLLGLTAGGYIALGFVFFTTSQVGAADLPYGVAKVMGGIVFSTGLALVVLTGAELFTSSTLTLTARASGRITWTQLLVNWVVVYVANFLGALTIVALVFVGGTWESAEGGWGAVVLSTALHKVHHTFLEAFVLGVLCNLMVCLAVWAAYSGRTTTDKILAVTMPIALFVATGFEHSVANMFMIPLAILVKNDAGAGFWSSTGLEQSDFADLTWSAFYVDNLLPVTLGNIVGGGLMIGVLYWTIFHFLPSRARAGKSAGR, from the coding sequence ATGTCCGACTCCGTCACGATCCTCTCGCCCGACCAGATGGCCAGGGCGGCCGAGGACGCCGCCTACGCCAAGGCCACCGGCGGACCGCTGAAGTCCTTCCTGCTGGGCCTGACCGCGGGCGGCTACATCGCGCTGGGCTTCGTCTTCTTCACGACCAGCCAGGTCGGGGCGGCCGACCTCCCCTACGGGGTGGCCAAGGTGATGGGCGGGATCGTCTTCTCCACCGGCCTGGCGCTCGTCGTGCTCACCGGGGCCGAGCTGTTCACCAGCTCCACCCTGACCCTGACCGCGCGGGCCAGCGGCCGCATCACCTGGACCCAGCTGCTGGTCAACTGGGTCGTGGTCTACGTCGCCAACTTCCTCGGGGCGCTGACCATCGTGGCGCTCGTCTTCGTCGGCGGGACCTGGGAGAGCGCGGAAGGGGGCTGGGGTGCGGTCGTCCTCAGCACCGCGCTGCACAAGGTGCACCACACCTTCCTCGAGGCCTTCGTGCTCGGCGTGCTGTGCAACCTGATGGTCTGCCTGGCGGTCTGGGCCGCCTACTCCGGGCGCACGACGACCGACAAGATCCTGGCCGTCACCATGCCGATCGCGCTCTTCGTGGCGACCGGTTTCGAGCACTCGGTGGCCAACATGTTCATGATCCCGCTGGCGATCCTCGTCAAGAACGACGCGGGCGCGGGATTCTGGAGCAGCACGGGGCTGGAGCAGAGCGACTTCGCCGACCTGACCTGGTCGGCCTTCTACGTCGACAACCTGCTGCCGGTGACGCTGGGCAACATCGTCGGCGGCGGCCTGATGATCGGCGTGCTCTACTGGACGATCTTCCACTTCCTGCCCAGCCGCGCCCGGGCGGGCAAGAGCGCAGGCCGGTGA
- a CDS encoding nucleoside deaminase yields MSASMITEQDLVHLRRCVELATRAVEAGDEPFGSVLVGQEGEVLLEDHNHVSGGDLTRHPELAIALWAVDHLTPVERAGATVYTSGEHCPMCAAAHGWVGLGRIVIASSSEQLTGWLGELGAPPAPVAPLPITTVVPSAVVAGPVPELAEPVRALHARSHARD; encoded by the coding sequence ATGAGCGCATCCATGATCACCGAGCAGGACCTCGTCCACCTGCGCCGCTGCGTCGAGCTGGCGACCCGGGCGGTCGAGGCCGGGGACGAGCCGTTCGGGTCGGTGCTGGTCGGCCAGGAGGGCGAGGTGCTGCTCGAGGACCACAACCACGTCTCCGGCGGGGACCTCACCCGGCATCCCGAGCTGGCGATCGCGCTGTGGGCGGTCGACCACCTGACACCGGTGGAGCGGGCGGGGGCGACGGTCTACACCTCCGGCGAGCACTGCCCGATGTGCGCCGCGGCGCACGGCTGGGTCGGGCTGGGCCGGATCGTCATCGCCTCCAGCTCAGAGCAGCTCACCGGCTGGCTGGGCGAGCTGGGGGCGCCGCCCGCTCCTGTCGCGCCGCTGCCGATCACGACCGTGGTGCCGTCGGCGGTCGTGGCTGGCCCGGTGCCCGAACTCGCCGAGCCCGTGCGCGCGCTGCACGCGCGCTCGCACGCCCGCGACTGA
- a CDS encoding ArsR/SmtB family transcription factor, with translation MVNHVAVFAALGERSRSTMVQRLSTTEASVSELAAEAAISLPATLKHVRVLEEAGLVSRTKRGRTVTVRLQPETLAGSEAWLRRTRSLWTERLEALAASFATDDSTHDDRAEPAADTDGTHDTDATEDRR, from the coding sequence ATGGTTAACCACGTGGCGGTCTTCGCCGCGCTCGGCGAACGGTCGCGCAGCACGATGGTGCAGCGGCTGTCCACGACCGAGGCCTCGGTCTCCGAGCTGGCCGCCGAGGCGGCGATCAGCCTCCCGGCCACGCTCAAGCACGTGCGCGTGCTCGAGGAGGCCGGGCTCGTCTCGCGGACCAAGCGCGGGCGCACGGTCACGGTGCGTCTCCAGCCGGAGACGCTGGCCGGCTCGGAGGCCTGGCTACGGCGCACCCGCTCCCTGTGGACCGAGCGGCTCGAGGCCCTCGCCGCGAGCTTCGCGACCGACGACAGCACGCACGACGACCGTGCCGAGCCCGCCGCCGACACCGACGGCACGCACGACACCGACGCCACGGAGGACCGACGATGA
- a CDS encoding SRPBCC family protein encodes MSAPTEESTTELVLTRTVDATPEQVWTAWTTPGGLARWWWPHWQDTAYEMEARAGGRWSARSAEGDTGVEGEVLTVEQPRLLELSWAWAGEAAQDRVRVELTEHDGRTLVTVRHRTRAAGVDDYRAGWELVLANLASTLAPRGPELNRLDELPGPQLFLSQMVAAPAADVYAAWLDPDLLATWWWPEHPDTRFEIDAREGGRFRIWSERAGLRAEGTYLHLGGTQEPAILMTWAWGAGEQEDLVHVGFTDLGGDSTLVELTHAMAVESDGTDSPRRGWSAVLGSLTERLGGPGGGSEARRPPGRTG; translated from the coding sequence ATGAGCGCACCGACCGAGGAGAGCACCACCGAGCTGGTCCTGACCCGGACCGTGGACGCCACGCCCGAGCAGGTCTGGACGGCCTGGACCACCCCCGGGGGCCTCGCCCGATGGTGGTGGCCGCACTGGCAGGACACGGCATACGAGATGGAGGCGCGTGCGGGAGGGCGGTGGTCGGCCCGCAGCGCCGAGGGCGACACCGGCGTCGAGGGCGAGGTGCTCACCGTCGAGCAGCCGCGGCTGCTCGAGCTGTCGTGGGCCTGGGCGGGTGAGGCCGCGCAGGACCGGGTGCGCGTCGAGCTGACGGAGCACGACGGTCGCACCCTCGTCACCGTGCGGCACCGGACCCGCGCGGCGGGTGTGGACGACTACCGGGCGGGGTGGGAGCTCGTGCTGGCCAACCTCGCCTCGACCCTCGCCCCGCGCGGGCCGGAGCTGAACCGGCTGGACGAGCTCCCCGGCCCGCAGCTCTTCCTCAGCCAGATGGTGGCCGCCCCGGCGGCCGACGTGTATGCCGCCTGGCTGGACCCCGACCTCCTGGCCACCTGGTGGTGGCCCGAGCACCCAGACACCCGCTTCGAGATCGACGCCCGGGAGGGGGGCCGGTTCCGGATCTGGTCCGAGCGGGCCGGACTGCGGGCCGAGGGGACCTACCTGCACCTCGGCGGCACCCAGGAGCCCGCCATCCTGATGACCTGGGCGTGGGGGGCGGGCGAGCAGGAGGACCTCGTGCACGTGGGATTCACCGACCTGGGCGGCGACAGCACCCTGGTGGAGCTGACGCACGCCATGGCGGTCGAGTCGGACGGCACGGACAGTCCGCGCCGCGGCTGGAGCGCCGTCCTCGGCTCCCTCACCGAGCGGCTCGGCGGGCCGGGAGGCGGCTCGGAGGCGCGGAGGCCGCCAGGCCGGACCGGCTGA
- a CDS encoding DEAD/DEAH box helicase: protein MPADPSTTEPTLTDLVPPGDAARDPDALYEVFAGWAADRGTPLYPHQEESLLHLLDGSNLVLSTPTGSGKSLVATAAAFIATAEERVTFYTAPIKALVSEKFFELCRIFGADDVGMLTGDATVNADAPIVVCTAEVLANIALREGEGADIGMVVMDEFHYYAEADRGWAWQVPLLTLPQAQFVLMSATLGDITPIVEDLTRRTGRETAEVTGVQRPVPLHFDWVMTPVNETVAELLEQDRAPVYVVHFTQKDALDRAQALMSVQLLSKEEKEAVRDKIGAFRFTAGFGRTLSKLVRHGVGVHHAGMLPRYRRLVEQLAQDGLLKVICGTDTLGVGINVPIRTVLFTGLAKFDGTRQRILRAREFHQIAGRAGRAGYDTVGYVVVQAPEHAIENARAIAKAGDDPKKQRKVQRRKPPDGFVSWTKETFDKLVGAPPEPLVSRMKVDHSVIINTVARRGDPVAHLARLLRDNHEDPRRQAGLARKAVALGRSMLDSGILVRLASAGEDGRTVDLAPGVQENFALNQPLAPFALAAAELFDKDDDSYALDLVSVVEAVLDDPMPVLRAQRYRARGEAVARMKADGLDYDERMAELEEVTWPRPLAELLEGTLEIYRQSQPWVPVDALSPKSVVRDMWERAMSFTEFVGYYELARSEGVLLRYLTSAYRTLRQTLPEAAMTEELEDLVHWLGETIRQTDSSLLEEWEALTDPELVAAAAERAASGAPVVPTRPITSNERAFRVMVRNALWRRVELVADDGWEALGDLEAQVAALPEPPLDPVMTRADWDDALEAYYDDHGSVVLDADARGPQRLRVEVLPGERSTLTDGRPGRVWQVAQTVTDPEGDLDWVVEAECDLDASDLVGEPVLLATAMRRLGG from the coding sequence ATGCCTGCCGACCCGAGCACGACCGAGCCCACCCTGACCGACCTCGTCCCTCCCGGGGACGCGGCGCGAGACCCTGACGCCCTCTACGAGGTCTTCGCGGGCTGGGCGGCGGACCGTGGGACGCCGCTCTACCCGCACCAGGAGGAGTCGCTGCTGCACCTGCTGGACGGCAGCAACCTGGTGCTCTCCACCCCGACCGGCAGCGGCAAGTCGCTGGTGGCGACGGCCGCCGCCTTCATCGCGACGGCGGAGGAACGGGTGACCTTCTACACCGCGCCCATCAAGGCGCTGGTCAGCGAGAAGTTCTTCGAGCTGTGCCGGATCTTCGGTGCCGACGACGTCGGCATGCTCACCGGCGACGCCACGGTCAACGCCGACGCCCCGATCGTGGTGTGCACCGCCGAGGTCCTGGCCAACATCGCGCTGCGCGAGGGCGAGGGCGCCGACATCGGCATGGTCGTCATGGACGAGTTCCACTACTACGCCGAGGCGGACCGCGGGTGGGCCTGGCAGGTGCCGCTGCTCACCCTGCCGCAGGCGCAGTTCGTGCTGATGTCGGCCACGCTGGGCGACATCACCCCGATCGTGGAGGACCTGACCCGCCGCACCGGCCGCGAGACCGCCGAGGTCACCGGCGTGCAGCGCCCGGTCCCGCTGCACTTCGACTGGGTGATGACCCCGGTCAACGAGACCGTCGCCGAGCTGCTGGAGCAGGACAGGGCACCGGTCTACGTCGTCCACTTCACCCAGAAGGACGCCCTGGACCGTGCCCAGGCGCTGATGTCGGTGCAGCTGCTGTCCAAGGAGGAGAAGGAGGCCGTCCGGGACAAGATCGGCGCCTTCCGGTTCACCGCCGGGTTCGGTCGCACCCTGTCCAAGCTGGTGCGCCACGGTGTCGGGGTCCACCACGCCGGGATGCTGCCGCGCTACCGGCGGCTCGTCGAGCAGCTGGCCCAGGACGGTCTGCTCAAGGTCATCTGCGGCACCGACACCCTGGGCGTGGGCATCAACGTGCCGATCCGCACCGTGCTGTTCACCGGGCTGGCCAAGTTCGACGGCACCCGGCAGCGGATCCTGCGCGCCCGGGAGTTCCACCAGATCGCGGGGCGCGCCGGCCGGGCGGGCTACGACACCGTGGGGTATGTCGTGGTGCAGGCCCCCGAGCACGCCATCGAGAACGCGCGCGCGATCGCCAAGGCGGGGGACGACCCCAAGAAGCAGCGCAAGGTGCAGCGCAGGAAGCCGCCGGACGGCTTCGTCTCGTGGACGAAGGAGACCTTCGACAAGCTGGTCGGCGCGCCCCCCGAGCCGCTGGTCTCCCGGATGAAGGTCGACCACTCGGTCATCATCAACACCGTCGCCCGCCGCGGCGACCCGGTCGCCCACCTGGCCCGGCTGCTGCGCGACAACCACGAGGACCCCAGGCGGCAGGCAGGGCTGGCCCGCAAGGCCGTCGCGCTCGGCCGCTCGATGCTCGACAGTGGCATCCTGGTCCGCCTGGCGTCCGCGGGCGAGGACGGCAGGACCGTCGACCTGGCCCCCGGCGTCCAGGAGAACTTCGCCCTCAACCAGCCCCTGGCGCCCTTCGCGCTCGCGGCCGCGGAGCTGTTCGACAAGGACGACGACTCCTACGCCCTCGACCTGGTCTCCGTCGTCGAGGCGGTCCTCGACGACCCGATGCCGGTGCTGCGCGCCCAGCGCTACCGGGCCAGGGGCGAGGCGGTGGCCCGGATGAAGGCCGACGGCCTCGACTACGACGAGCGGATGGCCGAGCTGGAGGAGGTCACCTGGCCGCGTCCGCTGGCCGAGCTGCTCGAGGGCACGCTGGAGATCTACCGCCAGTCCCAGCCGTGGGTGCCGGTGGACGCGCTGTCGCCGAAGTCGGTGGTGCGCGACATGTGGGAGCGGGCGATGAGCTTCACCGAGTTCGTCGGCTACTACGAGCTGGCCCGCTCCGAGGGGGTGCTCCTGCGCTACCTCACCTCGGCCTACCGCACGCTGCGCCAGACCCTGCCCGAGGCGGCGATGACCGAGGAGCTGGAGGACCTGGTCCACTGGCTCGGGGAGACGATCCGGCAGACCGACTCCTCGCTGCTGGAGGAGTGGGAGGCGCTGACCGATCCCGAGCTGGTCGCGGCCGCCGCCGAGCGGGCGGCCTCCGGCGCCCCGGTGGTGCCGACCCGGCCGATCACGAGCAACGAGCGGGCCTTCCGGGTGATGGTGCGCAACGCGCTCTGGCGGCGGGTCGAGCTGGTGGCCGACGACGGCTGGGAGGCGCTGGGCGACCTCGAGGCGCAGGTCGCCGCGCTGCCGGAGCCGCCGCTGGACCCGGTGATGACCCGGGCGGACTGGGACGACGCGCTCGAGGCCTACTACGACGACCACGGGTCGGTGGTGCTGGACGCCGACGCGCGCGGACCGCAGCGGCTGCGCGTGGAGGTGCTGCCGGGGGAGCGCTCGACCCTCACCGACGGCCGCCCGGGCCGGGTGTGGCAGGTCGCACAGACCGTCACCGACCCCGAGGGCGACCTGGACTGGGTGGTCGAGGCCGAGTGCGACCTCGACGCCTCCGACCTCGTCGGCGAGCCGGTGCTGCTCGCGACCGCGATGCGCCGGCTCGGCGGCTGA
- a CDS encoding LysM peptidoglycan-binding domain-containing protein produces MSIDVQQPRRHDIVGRTVLVAGTAGGAFEASYVVRVTDGHDEVTQAFMAGDGVGGHGQFQVRVDVSGAGFSRAKAKVEVFHSSARDGSELDRVVVPVVLGGQVVSGYTSYLEHVVVAGETLWAIAQHYYGDGARYHRLVTANPRITDPDVIHPGDVLRVPRAL; encoded by the coding sequence ATGAGCATCGACGTGCAGCAGCCCAGGCGCCACGACATCGTGGGCCGGACGGTCCTGGTCGCGGGTACGGCCGGCGGGGCCTTCGAGGCCAGCTACGTCGTCCGGGTGACGGACGGTCACGACGAGGTCACCCAGGCCTTCATGGCCGGGGACGGCGTCGGCGGCCACGGGCAGTTCCAGGTCCGCGTGGACGTCTCGGGCGCCGGCTTCAGCCGTGCCAAGGCCAAGGTCGAGGTCTTCCACAGCTCGGCCCGTGACGGCTCCGAGCTCGACCGCGTGGTCGTGCCGGTCGTCCTGGGCGGCCAGGTGGTGTCCGGCTACACCTCCTACCTGGAGCACGTGGTGGTGGCGGGGGAGACGCTCTGGGCGATCGCCCAGCACTACTACGGCGACGGGGCCCGGTACCACCGGCTGGTGACCGCCAACCCGCGCATCACCGACCCGGACGTGATCCATCCCGGCGACGTCCTTCGGGTCCCACGCGCCCTCTGA
- a CDS encoding DUF3349 domain-containing protein has translation MTEQQREEQRTGFLRKIVGWLRAGYPEGVPDGDYVALFGVLRRKLTDEDIEAIVEELTADRPEAITHEEIHDFILAHAMQQPKKKDIARVSARLAAGGWPLGDPDEEQGGEDDEPGTGEADGPTTGRI, from the coding sequence ATGACTGAGCAGCAGCGGGAAGAGCAGCGCACGGGGTTCCTGCGCAAGATCGTGGGGTGGCTGCGGGCCGGCTATCCGGAGGGTGTGCCGGACGGCGATTACGTGGCGCTCTTCGGGGTGCTGCGCCGCAAGCTGACCGACGAGGACATCGAGGCGATCGTCGAGGAGCTGACCGCGGACCGGCCGGAGGCGATCACCCACGAGGAGATCCACGACTTCATCCTCGCCCACGCCATGCAGCAGCCGAAGAAGAAGGACATCGCCCGGGTCTCGGCGCGACTGGCCGCCGGCGGCTGGCCGCTGGGCGACCCGGACGAGGAGCAGGGCGGCGAGGACGACGAGCCCGGGACCGGCGAGGCCGACGGCCCGACGACGGGTCGTATCTGA
- a CDS encoding inorganic phosphate transporter, whose product MSPELLILLLVITTALAFDFTNGFHDTANAMATSIATKALQPKTAVALSAVLNLVGAFLSIEVALTVTNAVINIQNADGSPKPELIGDGGLSLLLILLAGLVGAILWNVVTWLFGLPSSSSHALFGGMIGATVASLGWSGVKWVGDGSKLDGVIGKVVLPAFISPAIALVVAGVGTWLVFKVTEGVAKKYREAGFRWGQIGSASLVSLAHGTNDAQKTMGIITLALLATGHWEDTHSVPFWVKVACALAIAIGTYLGGWRIIRTLGQGLVKISSPQGMAAESASASVILAASHLGFAISTTHVATGSILGSGVGRPGAEVRWSVAVRMVTAWLITLPMAGAAGALTWFIGHLLGGGLAAALAMVVLLLAAVIYMWRHSRREPVDHTNVNDEWSDEKDADRSDKEVG is encoded by the coding sequence GTGAGTCCCGAACTCCTGATCCTGTTGCTGGTCATCACCACGGCGCTGGCCTTCGACTTCACCAACGGCTTCCACGACACAGCCAACGCGATGGCGACCTCGATCGCCACCAAGGCCCTCCAGCCCAAGACCGCGGTCGCCCTCTCGGCCGTCCTCAATCTCGTGGGCGCCTTCCTGTCCATCGAGGTCGCGCTGACCGTGACCAACGCGGTCATCAACATCCAGAACGCGGACGGCTCGCCCAAGCCGGAGCTGATCGGGGACGGCGGGCTCTCGCTGCTGCTCATCCTCCTGGCCGGGCTCGTCGGCGCGATCCTGTGGAACGTGGTGACCTGGCTCTTCGGGCTGCCGTCCTCGTCCTCGCACGCGCTGTTCGGGGGGATGATCGGCGCCACGGTGGCCTCGCTGGGCTGGTCGGGCGTGAAGTGGGTCGGCGACGGCAGCAAGCTGGACGGGGTCATCGGCAAGGTGGTGCTCCCCGCCTTCATCTCCCCGGCCATCGCCCTCGTCGTGGCCGGCGTCGGGACGTGGCTCGTCTTCAAGGTGACCGAGGGGGTGGCCAAGAAGTACCGCGAGGCGGGGTTCCGCTGGGGCCAGATCGGCTCGGCCTCGCTCGTCTCGCTGGCGCACGGCACCAACGACGCGCAGAAGACCATGGGCATCATCACGCTCGCGCTGCTGGCCACCGGTCACTGGGAGGACACGCACAGCGTCCCCTTCTGGGTCAAGGTCGCCTGCGCGCTGGCCATCGCCATCGGCACCTACCTCGGCGGCTGGCGCATCATCCGCACCCTGGGGCAGGGCCTGGTGAAGATCTCCTCGCCGCAGGGCATGGCGGCCGAGAGCGCGTCGGCCTCGGTGATCCTGGCCGCCAGCCACCTCGGCTTCGCGATCTCCACCACCCACGTGGCCACCGGCTCGATCCTCGGGTCCGGGGTGGGCAGACCGGGTGCCGAGGTGCGCTGGAGCGTGGCGGTGCGGATGGTCACCGCCTGGCTCATCACCCTGCCGATGGCCGGTGCGGCCGGCGCGCTGACCTGGTTCATCGGCCACCTGCTCGGCGGCGGCCTGGCGGCCGCCCTGGCCATGGTGGTGCTCCTGCTCGCAGCGGTGATCTACATGTGGCGGCACTCGCGCAGGGAGCCGGTCGACCACACGAACGTCAACGACGAGTGGTCCGACGAGAAGGACGCCGACCGCTCGGACAAGGAGGTCGGCTGA